A genomic segment from Glycine soja cultivar W05 chromosome 20, ASM419377v2, whole genome shotgun sequence encodes:
- the LOC114401821 gene encoding uncharacterized protein LOC114401821: MGNNTNGGWEWKLSWRTTLFDSEIQMADNFLGELSQQQIQPNREDRCSWKHDQTGYYSTKSGYDLIWEAQMGANQNLDFVDIWKLKIPSKSLVFAWRLIRDRLPTRMNLRTRQVVIIK, encoded by the coding sequence ATGGGGAATAACACCAACGGCGGATGGGAGTGGAAGCTATCTTGGAGGACGACTCTTTTTGatagtgaaattcaaatggcagaTAATTTCCTTGGAGAACTATCACAGCAACAGATTCAGCCAAATAGGGAGGATAGGTGCAGCTGGAAGCATGATCAAACTGGATACTACTCAACAAAAAGCGGATATGACTTGATATGGGAAGCACAGATGGGAGCTAATCAGAATTTGGACTTTGTGGACATTTGGAAGCTCAAAATACCAAGTAAATCACTGGTTTTTGCTTGGAGGCTAATTAGGGACAGACTTCCAACTAGGATGAATCTTAGAACGCGGCAGGTTGTGATAATTAAATGA